In a single window of the Zea mays cultivar B73 chromosome 5, Zm-B73-REFERENCE-NAM-5.0, whole genome shotgun sequence genome:
- the LOC103626037 gene encoding inverted formin-2-like isoform X1 has protein sequence MTSPYASPFLLSLLLLISIPVVFLLAPRLLPPKTLPAIPDADESDDLALFRRAILSSSSATPTPTSAASYFFRRRPAPKVAFLFLTNSDLVFSPLWEKFFRGHTHLFNLYVHADPYSVLELPPTPSFRGRFVPAKATQRASPTLISAARRLLATALLDDPNNQFFALLSQSCIPLHPFPTLYNALLSDNAGPHSHHRSFIEIMDNMDNDTKLLHDRYYARGDDVMLPEVPYDQFRAGSQFFVLTRRHAIMVVRDMRLWKKFKLPCLIERRDSCYPEEHYFPTLLDMQDPEGCTKYTLTRVNWTDSVAGHPHMYEPGEVSASLIRELRKSNTTHPYMFARKFSPECLEPLMEIVDSVILRD, from the coding sequence ATGACGTCGCCGTACGCGTCGCCGTTCCTGCTCTCCCTGCTCCTGCTCATCTCCATCCCGGTCGTCTTCCTCCTTGCCCCGCGCCTGCTCCCGCCCAAGACGCTCCCGGCCATCCCGGACGCCGACGAGTCCGACGACCTCGCGCTCTTCCGCCGAGCCATCCTCTCCTCCTCTTCGGCCACTCCCACGCCCACCTCCGCGGCCTCCTACTTCTTCCGCCGCCGTCCGGCGCCCAAGGTCGCTTTCCTCTTCCTCACCAACTCGGACCTCGTCTTCTCCCCGCTCTGGGAGAAGTTCTTCCGCGGCCACACCCACCTCTTCAACCTCTACGTCCACGCCGACCCCTACTCCGTCCTCGAGCTGCCGCCCACGCCATCCTTCCGCGGCCGCTTCGTCCCCGCCAAGGCCACGCAGCGCGCCTCCCCTACACTCATCTCCGCCGCGCGCCGCCTCCTCGCCACCGCGCTCCTTGACGACCCCAACAACCAGTTCTTCGCGCTCCTGTCGCAGTCCTGCATCCCGCTCCACCCGTTCCCCACCCTCTACAACGCACTCCTCTCCGACAATGCTGGCCCTCATAGCCACCACCGCAGCTTCATAGAGATAATGGACAACATGGACAACGACACCAAGCTGCTGCATGACAGGTACTATGCCCGAGGTGACGATGTCATGCTCCCGGAGGTTCCATATGATCAGTTCCGGGCTGGGTCGCAGTTCTTTGTGCTCACGAGAAGGCACGCCATCATGGTCGTGAGGGATATGCGACTTTGGAAGAAGTTCAAGTTGCCCTGTCTGATCGAGCGCAGGGATTCATGCTACCCGGAGGAGCATTACTTCCCCACACTGCTGGATATGCAGGATCCTGAGGGTTGTACTAAGTATACCCTTACAAGGGTAAATTGGACGGATTCAGTTGCAGGCCACCCACACATGTATGAGCCTGGAGAGGTATCCGCAAGCTTGATCAGGGAGCTGAGGAAGTCGAACACGACACACCCTTACATGTTCGCCCGCAAGTTTTCTCCTGAGTGCCTTGAGCCGCTGATGGAGATTGTGGACTCGGTTATCCTACGTGACTAG